One Limimonas halophila genomic window carries:
- a CDS encoding peptidylprolyl isomerase has protein sequence MSITVEGREISEEAIATETQNHPAETLSDARAQAAEALVVRELLLAEAERQGLVPEPQPLADGKRETDEDALIRQLLAREIAVPELDETMLRRYYDNNRGKFRTPDTYRAAHIFFPAPPGDTEVRTQAEIQANEAIAELQTEPDRFAELARARSHCTSASDGGDLGWVARGQTVSEFESFLDALEPGQLCPAPVPTRYGIHVVRLDDRRSGEDLAFEAVRERIAHYLRSQSWNRAVAQYISILAGRADIRGLDIAAASSPLVQ, from the coding sequence ATGTCGATCACCGTCGAGGGCCGCGAGATCAGCGAAGAGGCGATCGCGACCGAAACCCAGAACCACCCGGCGGAGACGCTCTCGGACGCGCGGGCGCAGGCGGCCGAGGCCCTGGTCGTGCGCGAACTGCTGCTCGCCGAAGCCGAGCGCCAGGGTCTCGTGCCCGAGCCGCAGCCGCTGGCGGACGGCAAGCGCGAGACCGACGAGGACGCCCTGATCCGCCAGCTTCTCGCGCGCGAGATCGCCGTGCCGGAGCTGGATGAGACGATGCTGCGGCGCTACTACGACAACAACCGCGGCAAATTCCGCACGCCGGACACCTACCGCGCGGCGCACATCTTCTTCCCGGCGCCGCCCGGCGACACCGAAGTCCGGACCCAGGCCGAAATCCAGGCCAACGAAGCGATCGCCGAGCTGCAAACCGAGCCGGATCGCTTCGCCGAGCTGGCACGGGCGCGCTCGCACTGTACGTCTGCTTCGGACGGCGGCGACCTGGGATGGGTCGCGCGCGGGCAGACGGTCAGCGAGTTCGAGAGCTTCCTGGACGCCTTGGAGCCGGGGCAGCTCTGCCCCGCCCCCGTGCCGACCCGCTACGGCATCCATGTCGTGCGCCTGGACGACCGGCGCAGCGGCGAGGATCTGGCCTTCGAGGCGGTGCGTGAGCGCATCGCCCACTACCTGCGCAGCCAGTCGTGGAACCGGGCCGTCGCACAGTACATCTCCATCCTGGCCGGCCGCGCGGACATCCGCGGCCTGGACATTGCCGCCGCGTCCAGTCCGCTGGTGCAGTAA
- the narI gene encoding respiratory nitrate reductase subunit gamma, producing the protein MTSDIHTLLFGYFPYIAVAVLVVGSIMRFNTDQFAWRSGSSQLLRRKQLRWGSNLFHVGILIIFLGHLFGLLVPIEVYDFLGIGHTFKQLFAMTLGGIAGLMALVGATLLLNRRLTDPRIRRQTQWADLAILVLLYVQLLLGMLTIPFSAQHLDGAMMVVFMEWAQGILTFQDGLGQMIVPAPLVFKIHLTLGLLIFLVFPFTRLVHAISAPVWFLGRTGYQIVRSRHPKGRRGTATRTARPMS; encoded by the coding sequence ATGACGAGCGACATCCACACCCTGCTGTTCGGCTACTTCCCCTACATCGCCGTGGCGGTGCTGGTGGTCGGCAGCATTATGCGCTTCAACACGGACCAGTTCGCCTGGCGCAGCGGCTCCAGCCAGCTCCTGCGGCGCAAGCAGCTGCGCTGGGGCAGCAACCTCTTCCACGTGGGCATCCTCATCATCTTCCTCGGCCACCTCTTCGGGTTGCTCGTGCCCATCGAGGTCTACGACTTCCTCGGGATCGGCCACACCTTCAAGCAGCTCTTCGCGATGACGCTCGGCGGCATCGCCGGGCTGATGGCGCTGGTCGGCGCGACGCTGCTGCTCAACCGGCGCCTGACCGACCCGCGCATCCGCCGCCAGACGCAGTGGGCGGACCTGGCGATCCTGGTGCTGCTCTACGTCCAGCTTTTGCTGGGCATGCTCACCATCCCCTTCTCCGCCCAGCACCTCGACGGCGCCATGATGGTCGTCTTCATGGAGTGGGCGCAGGGCATCCTCACCTTCCAGGACGGCCTGGGGCAGATGATCGTGCCGGCGCCGCTGGTGTTCAAAATCCACCTGACGCTGGGGCTGCTGATTTTCCTGGTCTTCCCCTTCACGCGCCTGGTGCACGCCATTTCGGCGCCTGTCTGGTTCCTGGGGCGCACCGGCTATCAGATCGTGCGAAGCCGGCACCCCAAGGGCCGCCGCGGCACCGCCACGCGCACGGCCCGGCCCATGAGCTGA
- the narJ gene encoding nitrate reductase molybdenum cofactor assembly chaperone — MYTCAALAALLNYPTAELQQAVRDGEIARALRREGLVPRRQREALKPLLDELATWDLLDLQSRYVALFDRSRARSLHLFEHVHGESRDRGEAMVQLQQMYAQAGLELAAKELPDYLPLYLEYCSVLAPEEACQRLSQPIHVIAGIRSRLKERGSSYAPVFEALEALSAQPADAASLEQILKEGDDEPDDTERLDREWAEDPVSFGPDAPGTGGNSCGRIKQIAERVAAATTGKQAHHADRETPQ, encoded by the coding sequence ATGTACACCTGTGCCGCGCTCGCCGCGCTTTTGAACTACCCCACGGCCGAGCTACAGCAGGCCGTGCGGGACGGCGAAATCGCCCGCGCCCTGCGGCGGGAGGGGCTGGTGCCCCGCCGCCAGCGCGAGGCCCTGAAGCCGCTGCTGGACGAACTGGCCACCTGGGACCTGCTCGACCTGCAATCGCGCTACGTCGCGCTCTTCGACCGCAGCCGGGCGCGCTCGCTGCATCTTTTCGAGCACGTCCACGGCGAGTCCCGCGACCGCGGCGAGGCGATGGTCCAGCTCCAGCAGATGTACGCGCAGGCGGGCCTCGAACTCGCCGCCAAGGAGCTGCCCGACTACCTGCCGCTGTACCTGGAGTATTGCTCCGTCCTCGCGCCCGAGGAGGCGTGTCAGCGCCTGAGCCAGCCCATCCACGTCATCGCCGGCATCCGCTCGCGGCTGAAGGAACGCGGCTCCAGCTACGCGCCCGTGTTCGAGGCGCTTGAGGCGTTGTCCGCGCAGCCGGCGGACGCCGCGTCCCTGGAGCAGATCCTCAAGGAAGGCGACGACGAGCCGGACGACACCGAACGCCTGGACCGCGAGTGGGCCGAGGACCCCGTGTCCTTCGGTCCCGACGCACCCGGCACGGGCGGCAACAGCTGCGGGCGCATCAAGCAGATCGCCGAGCGCGTGGCCGCCGCCACCACCGGCAAACAGGCCCACCACGCCGATCGGGAGACGCCGCAATGA
- the narH gene encoding nitrate reductase subunit beta yields the protein MRVRAQIGKVLNLDKCIGCHTCSVTCKNVWTSREGMEYAWFNNVETKPGIGYPKDWENQDRWKGGWRRKKNGKLEPRLGAKWRILAKIFANPDLPEIDDYYEPFTFDYEHLHTAPDMQAPPTARPRSLISGQRMNDIEWGPNWEEILGGEFAKRSQDYNFQDVEKDIYGQFENTFMMYLPRLCEHCLNPSCVAVCPSGAIYKREEDGIVLIDQDKCRGWRMCISGCPYKKIYYNWSTGKSEKCTFCYPRIEAGQPTVCSETCVGRIRYLGVMLYDADKIEEAASKADEQDLYQAQLDVFLDPFDPDVQAAAKRDGISESWIEAAKHSPVWKMAMEWKVAFPLHPEYRTLPMVWYVPPLSPVQQAAEDGDLPLDEGMPDVRQLRIPVRYLSNMLTAGWDEPIVTALERMLAMRQYMRSQTVEGVIDEGAAERVGLTGNEIEEMYRIMAIANYEDRFVIPTSHRETDEDAEQLRGGCGFSFGHGCSGTPSSPKESVNLFAMAKSPGT from the coding sequence ATGCGTGTGCGCGCGCAAATCGGCAAGGTCCTCAATCTGGACAAGTGCATCGGCTGTCACACCTGCTCGGTGACCTGCAAGAACGTGTGGACCAGCCGCGAGGGCATGGAATACGCGTGGTTCAACAACGTCGAGACCAAGCCCGGCATCGGCTATCCCAAGGACTGGGAGAACCAGGACCGCTGGAAGGGCGGCTGGCGGCGCAAGAAGAACGGCAAGCTGGAGCCGCGTCTGGGCGCGAAGTGGCGCATCCTCGCCAAGATCTTTGCCAACCCCGACCTGCCGGAGATCGACGACTACTACGAGCCCTTCACCTTCGACTACGAGCACCTGCACACCGCCCCGGACATGCAGGCGCCGCCCACCGCGCGCCCGCGCTCGCTCATCTCCGGCCAGCGCATGAACGACATCGAATGGGGGCCGAACTGGGAGGAAATCCTGGGCGGTGAATTCGCCAAGCGCTCGCAGGACTACAACTTCCAGGACGTCGAAAAGGACATCTACGGGCAGTTCGAAAACACCTTCATGATGTACCTGCCCCGGCTGTGCGAGCACTGCCTCAATCCGTCCTGCGTCGCCGTCTGCCCGTCCGGCGCGATCTACAAGCGCGAGGAGGACGGCATCGTCCTCATCGACCAGGACAAGTGCCGCGGCTGGCGGATGTGCATTTCCGGCTGCCCGTACAAGAAAATCTATTACAACTGGTCCACGGGCAAATCCGAGAAGTGCACCTTCTGCTATCCGCGCATCGAGGCGGGCCAGCCCACGGTGTGCTCGGAGACCTGCGTCGGGCGCATCCGCTACCTGGGCGTGATGCTCTACGACGCCGACAAGATCGAGGAGGCCGCGAGCAAGGCCGATGAGCAGGACCTCTACCAGGCCCAGCTCGACGTCTTCCTCGACCCCTTCGATCCCGACGTCCAGGCCGCCGCCAAGCGCGACGGGATTTCCGAGTCCTGGATCGAGGCGGCCAAGCACTCCCCGGTGTGGAAGATGGCAATGGAGTGGAAGGTCGCCTTCCCGCTCCACCCCGAGTACCGGACGCTGCCCATGGTCTGGTACGTGCCGCCGCTTTCGCCGGTGCAGCAGGCCGCGGAGGACGGCGACCTGCCGCTGGACGAGGGCATGCCGGACGTGCGCCAGCTCCGCATCCCCGTGCGCTACCTCTCCAACATGCTCACCGCCGGCTGGGACGAGCCCATCGTCACCGCCCTGGAGCGCATGCTTGCCATGCGCCAGTACATGCGCAGCCAGACGGTGGAGGGCGTGATCGACGAGGGCGCGGCGGAGCGCGTCGGCCTGACCGGGAACGAGATCGAAGAGATGTACCGGATCATGGCCATCGCCAACTACGAGGACCGCTTCGTCATCCCCACCAGCCACCGCGAAACCGACGAGGACGCGGAGCAGCTGCGCGGCGGCTGCGGCTTCTCCTTCGGCCACGGCTGTTCGGGCACGCCCTCCAGCCCGAAGGAGAGCGTCAACCTCTTCGCCATGGCGAAGAGTCCGGGCACCTGA